GATGAGCATTGAGCTTGTGGCTTTGACACcaacaaagaaaagaattttgagTGCATCTTTTGCATATCCTAGCAAGGAGAGCTTCATACAACTTCCCTTAACTATTGCCTCAATTCCTGCCATCATCTCTAAGCTATTCTAAATAGGATTTATATTTCAGATCATGGGCATTTCTCAATTTATTTAGTATTCAATTTTAGGCTATAAATTTAAatgatttctcatttttctatttttcaaaagatgTAGAatcttttctcatatttttgCGAGGGGTCTAACCATGAGTACAACCCAATCTCAACAATAAGAGTTagtaaagataatatatataaaaatgattccTATAGTTAAAAGGACTAAAGTTTTAAATCCTTTATTGATGTTGGTTATAGGCAAGTTTAGCACTAGTAGCCATAGTAATTTTAACTCTAAAGTGGAGTTtattttttggctgaatagaaaaagataaaatatttggttttttctatgaTCTATTAAAAGTAACTCATTAACAtcgatcaatataattaaattaaactcattgataacaagttcacttgaattatattggttaatattaacaaagtatttttagttgaatagaaaaaactcaAATAACTCCATGTTTAACAACATTGGAGCACAAACCCAACCAATTAATAGTATGATCCCATGGTAAATGAAGGGATTGAGGTGAGAAATTGAGCGACCCATCCAAGGTGGAAGGGACAAGGTGATAAATATACACCAAAGCATATTGATCAATTTATCTAAGGTCCAATCATAACCTTTTTATAACAACCTTTTAACAAGCTTTATGGTACTAATTGATGACCTTAAACAATGGATTATGAGCATGTGGTATATATATTGAGGCTTGATCATAAAGTACAccaaacaacttttttttttccaaaatcataAAGCAGTGAAATCAAAGAAATTCCATCATATATtccatgcttttttttttccaaaatcataAAGCAGTGAAATCAAAGAAATTCCATCATATATTCCATGCATTTCATGAGTTCCTTAACGATGTCAATTGCCAATTCCGAATATTCCGGGGCACGTAGGTGCATGTTCctcactttttcctttttcaaacaaATACAAAAAGTTTCTTGGCCACAACATCTCACACTCTCTAGCATTTCCCTCAGCACTCACTAAAGTTTTCATGCAACCAAAGAAACACTTATTCCACACGAAATCCTCCACTCCAATTTTCAACAAGTCTTGGATTCCACAGCTGGCCCTCCTTTCTCCCTTCTGTCTTCTCTCTTCATCCCAAATCATTCACTTAGATTCCAACTTTTGAAAAAGCATTATACCATCCCaaagaacaaaagaattttCCCTTTACATGTGCCTTCTCCTCCAAAGCACACACCCTTCCCACGTTCAACACGACAGTGGTATATTATCATCATTCCCATCATCCTGTCAGCTTCTTTCCCTCACCATCATTGTCACTATTTGTTTGAATATGGTTGATGTAATAGTTTCAAGCAAGGAGTTCAAGTATAAGTTATAACAAATATGTTGAGCTGTAAAAAACGACATGGCATGTCTTcatcttttattcaatgatgGGTTGGGTTGGTGCTGTCCAGCCTCTTCTACACTACTCTCCTATGTATAGTATTTCAATCGTGTGGTACATATACTTCTATGTATATCATCGTAAAAACTACGACTCCGTGATATGAcgatactaaaaaatgatagaaattttaataagtttaatatgataattattatattatcataTCATCGCAAAAATTACAATTTCAAGTGATATAGTGTAATAATGACTCaaaaatgatatgaattttaataaatttgagttAGACAATTATTTTGCTGTCGCGAAGGTATTAACCCATATCACTTTGCTTGATGAAAGGGTCATATTCATGCCTAATTGATTGATGTGTTGGAGTCATATTCATGTTTGACTTATCAACTCGTTCAACATActtaacctatttatttaataagatcaaaatcatttattttttatctaatcatttatgaatttttaacccatataaatttattaatgaatattTAACCATTGGAGATTGATTaactaattaaaatcaaatttcatatatttcaaaaattaaaaattaaataagattctAAAGAGGAGtaaaattaaaagtttaaataattttaattaatttaatttaaatcctACGAGATTGTCTCTTACATACCATAAACTGATTAAActcatattaaattaaatcaataaaaaataattaaaaaaatccagGATGCCTCATGCCATGAATCCACATCAtcattacaatttaatttttgtaaatttagcATTCATTAATGGACTACACTTAGTATAAATTGACTTTTGAgaagtttatttattcatcaataattttatttaaatcatttatgatttaaatttaaaatgatatataaaattattttttatgtttaataatacttttataatattaatattagtgCTTAAGACTTGGGATTTTAGCTTCATTTTGCGCAAAAATAAGAAGTTATCTAAACGgattatatataataagacACGTGGCAAACGGGGCACACGAATCTCTTTGATTGGAGCCCACGAGGCTTCGGCCGCTACACCTTTGAATGCCACGTGGTATACTTTGGCTGCCATGTAGCGGATCTTTGTTGTGGCCTTATCCAAACCATCGACTTTTAACTTGATAAGCCCAAATCTCAAATGAAATCAAAGCCACACATCACTTGTACACGCAAATAACACATTTGTACTGTACTCACACCGGAATTTAGCTCTATTACCACGTGGGACAACAAGAAGTTAACCGTTGGATTTAaagattattttgttttttaacagaattttttttcttttttaatcatctttCAGCGAGTTCCATACTTAAAAATCATGGAAAGTGGATATACTAGAGGACCCAATTCAGGAACAAAAATCAAAGCACTTTGGGAAATGATTCTCATCCACTTGGCCGGTATCTCAATCTTCaatctttcaaattgatttctCTTCCTCTGCGCCTTATATAAGGAGGTGCAGCTCCCTCCTCCAAAACCCAACATTCCCTCATCTTCTTCTCTGGTTTTCCTTGTTGTTTTAGTTTCAGACTCTCAGTGCAGTCATGGATGTAACTACTGATAGAGCATACGTCACTTTCTTAGCTGGAAATGGCGACTATGTGAAGGGAGTGGTGGGGTTGGCAAAGGGTTTGAGGAAGGTCCGGAGCCTGTACCCACTAGTGGTGCCTGTTCTGCCTGATGTGCCGGAGGAGCACCGCCAGATTCTGAAGTCACAAGGGTGTATTGTGAGGGAGATTGAGCCTGTGTACCCGCCGGAGAACCAGACCCAGTTTTCCATGGCTTATTACGTCATCAACTACTCAAAGCTTCGTATTTGGGAAGTAAGATTACGTTTTTTTGCCTTCCATATTATTACTTTTGCATGGACATGACTGTAGCTGATTGGAAGCAAATTGTCATGAACTTAGCCCTTTCCTGACCATTTGTGcgtcattttaaaaacaaatttgttttcaatgaaattcATTGTTTTCATGAATATTTTGAGAGAAATAATAATGGCGAAAAGATAGTAGTGTAATGAAGATCATTTCGTTAATTAGAACCATTTATGGAATAGAATATTtttcccatatatatatatatatatatattttatatgtttgacTACTGTTTTCTTAGTCTTTCCGTCAccacaaattaatttatataaattaatcgTGATTTGGGATTTATTCAATGCTTTGATCGGCCATGATAGATCTTTCTTTACTAAATGTAATCTGTTTCCCATAATTTTTCTCATTGTTTTGATTGACTTTCTAgtgttgaaattttgaaaagcaCTTTTGGaatcatattaaaaattttcatgtaaTCAATTGTTGCAGTTCGTGGAGTACAGCAAGATGATATACTTGGATGGAGACATACAAGTATTCGAAAACATCGACCACCTCTTTGACTCACAAGACGGCCATTTCTATGCTGTGAAGGACTGTTTTTGTGAGCAGACATGGAGTCATTCCACCCAGTACAAAATTGGCTACTGTCAGCAGTGCCCGAACAAGGTGGAGTGGAAGGCCGAGCTTGGCCCTCCACCGCCGCTCTACTTCAACGCCGGCATGTTCGTCTTCGAGCCCAGTCTCTCTACCTACTCTAATCTCCTCGACACTCTCAAAGTCACCCCTCCTACTTCATTTGCCGAGCAGGTAGATTCCCCTCCTGATTGGCTGCTTTTCTTCTATGTTACTTTAGTAGAAGTGTTTTCTCTACTTTGAATTTTTCGTTAAAAGCACTTTTGGTTTGTGTTGTGCAGGACTTTCTGAACATGTTTTTCAGAGACGTCTACGTTCCAATCCCTTCTGAATACAACCTTGTGTTGGCCATGCTGTGGCGGCACCCCGAAAATGTGGACCTCACCAAAGCCAAAGTGGTTCACTATTGTGCGGCGGTGAGTGATTAACACAACTTGTACGACAAAATTATAAAGTCAACCCATGACTAATGAAAATGTCAAAAGTCAACCGTAAATTGATCAgaacctcaattttttttttgtacttaatAAACATTAATTTTGTTGTGATTACTTCTTTAATCAGGGATCGAAGCCGTGGAGGTTCACAGGGAAGGAGGAAAACATGGAGAGAGAAGATATAAAGGAGTTGGTGAGGAAATGGTGGGAAATATATGAAGATGAGACATTGGATTATAAGACAAGCTTGAAGGATCATGATGACGAGAAGCCAAGCCAGGATGCGCTTCTTACCGCAATGTGTGAAGCTGGGCTTGTGCCCATCAGGCCCGCTCCTCGAGCTGCATAGATGCGGGCATGCATGGCTGGTGACTATATATAGAAATATTTATGCAGTTTAAGTGGGCAGTTTGTTGTTGGGATTCGAGTGTTCTATGCTTCCATGAAGCTGTCTATCTAATCTACTACCTGTTAACTGTTATGTAATTTATACAtggcaaataaataaaagtttgaagtatttttggtatt
This region of Vitis vinifera cultivar Pinot Noir 40024 chromosome 5, ASM3070453v1 genomic DNA includes:
- the LOC100260126 gene encoding galactinol synthase 2, coding for MDVTTDRAYVTFLAGNGDYVKGVVGLAKGLRKVRSLYPLVVPVLPDVPEEHRQILKSQGCIVREIEPVYPPENQTQFSMAYYVINYSKLRIWEFVEYSKMIYLDGDIQVFENIDHLFDSQDGHFYAVKDCFCEQTWSHSTQYKIGYCQQCPNKVEWKAELGPPPPLYFNAGMFVFEPSLSTYSNLLDTLKVTPPTSFAEQDFLNMFFRDVYVPIPSEYNLVLAMLWRHPENVDLTKAKVVHYCAAGSKPWRFTGKEENMEREDIKELVRKWWEIYEDETLDYKTSLKDHDDEKPSQDALLTAMCEAGLVPIRPAPRAA